Part of the Prunus dulcis chromosome 8, ALMONDv2, whole genome shotgun sequence genome is shown below.
CCCCGGCCCTCAAACATAAAAGCGTTCCCAACATAACATGATATatgggaagaaaaaagagataaatgTCAAGATTTGAGGTAACTGGACTTGCAGggaaactttgtgcaagtaTAGCTATTTTATcgttaaaattgaaatttgttgATTTCATGCATGTATGTGAGGGTTTATACAtttatgcatgcatgtatGGATTTACTCACAATTGTGCACAAGAAACACAAGAGAACACTAAAAAGCCACATACTTACCAGATCTTTTGTGAACAGAAGATGTGAATGCAGGACCAACAGCACTAGATGGTCTTCCAACTCTCTTCCATTTCACAAAGATCCAGATTGCCCCAATGAGAACCAACAGGAGTACAAATGCAGACACAGCAATGATTACAATTGTTCTAATATTCATCCTCTGGTTCTTGCTGGGAAAATCTGCGGTGATGGGGAGATCTCCAGCACTTCCAGCTGGACCATTCCCCTTGAAATACTCGTATGGTGGTGAAGAAGTGATCCCTGTTAATGACTTTTTCAGTCTCAACCACAAACAACAATGAAAGGAAGCGAAAACAGAAGTAGGAGAATTGAGGACAGTACCTGGATAACTAATGTATACCACTTCATAATTTCCAAAAAGAGTCATATTTAGAGGGACTTTCTTATGCCGAAATCTATCGTACGTCAGTATTGCAGTGGTATTATCAAACTTCTCTCCTAGTGGAACCAAGTTAATATCCACTACTGTCCTTCCTTGATTTTGACTATCCGCACTTGCACCCATTATTTTCACTTGGCTTTGTGCCAGATACGTGCCTTCGGCAACCTCAATCTCTAGCTCACTCATTACAGGAAAAATAGCATACGGAGCTATATCCAGTAAAAGTCTGACTTTCATGGGAAAAACACAACCACAAGGTGAACCAAATGGAGATGCAGTAAGTGGCTCCACACAGATTTGATCGCAACCTGCCAGAAGCACCATCATTATAGAAGTAAACTGGCAAGGTACTTgccaagaaaaacaataatcTGAGGTAAAATACATTTTCACGACCATAgttaaattaacaaaattttgggaattcCATGAACCCAAGTCCCACTTTTCTAGCAGCAGCTGTGCTAAAAAAGTTTCCAGCTGCACCTCCAACCCATAGTGGGGAAGGTAAAGCCTCAAACTCATCTTCCAAAACACGTAAACTTAACAGGCCAttactttctttcttattgACTAAATggtaaaattaaaacattcaacTTGCCTCAGCAGAGGAGTGATTTTATATGCGACTAGAAGATTAGTTGGTCCAATTTATTTTCAGAAAAAGCAAGTGATATCCAACTACCCAAATTAATAGTTCTTGGCCACCCCATCCCAGTCATAATAGAAATTAAACAACATTTTTGGAAATTCATCAATCTCAACTAAACATCTACAGATTGTTTGGATGTTGTAAAAGATGAGTGACACCTGGCATTGACTACATCATGACAAATCATAAACCCCATATTATTTACCTGGGTCTTTTGATGGTGCTGGAGTAACAACATGGGGTTTCGCTCTCACATGATGATGACTATGATGACCACGTCTTGGTGAGGGAGAACTTCTAGGACCTGAAATTGAGAACTTAACATCACTGCAATACCAGCAACTGGAACATCCATGTATTCATATTTTGAAGGGAATACATACCTAGATAAATTGGAGAAGGTGCAGGTGGCAGGGATCCCGAAGAAGGCTTGATTGCCCTTGTTTTGGGTAGTTTTGATGAACCAAAGGCCAAACTCATCAGAATCGACCTTGCTGCAAATGGTAGGACAAGCCCAAATTGGTTAAGAGATATATGCATAGCTATCAAAGGAAGTAACTTTAACATGAGGGGAACTAAAACATCGGTGAAGACACCAAATATGCACAAATAGAGCTATACGATTGGCGACCTCAAAGAATGCTCATTTGATGACAATATTTATGTTCAACAGGAGTTATTCTAGTGTACAACAACAATATATCCGCTCAAGAAGTTTGTTTCCATATCCATGACAACATATTTCAATAGATTTTAATATCGAACAAAAATTGTGCAGATGAAGGTCGAGCCTGGCAAATGGATTATACAAAAAGATTAGCACCCTTACCGCGTTCCATTGAGAAATCTTTCATAGATAATGGTTGGTTTGGCAATTGAGAAGGAGACAAGTAAATCTTTAAAGACAAATTCCCTGAAATAATAAACAGGGACGTTAGTTTTCTTGAGAAACCGTCACTTATCGAGCATAAACCGAAGAATTAAGCTattaaaatcatataaacTAAATTCTCCAAGCACTATTTGACTACCACTGTATAATTTAAAAAGCTCAAAACATACCTGAACAACAGAAAATCGAGCTGAGCAGGAgagtaaaaagaagaagcagaatCGGAGTTCGCATTGTCCCTCGCCGAACCGAAATTCACATAAAACATCGTCAGAAGCAGCCACCTTGGAGCTCGAGAGTCTGGCCGGATAGTGGCCTGAGGTTTCTAGGTTTCCGGCGAGCTTCTCCATCGCATTGCTTGCTCGGAGCGAGGAATCGCATGGTTAAGCTAAGAACGAAAGCGAAAAGAGTAAAGAGTGAAGCATGCGGCGATTAAAACCCTAGAAGAGAGAAGACAAGGCGAGTACTGGGAGTGAGTGGGGGCGTAGATCCATGAAACGCGGCGAAAGATctagaagaaaagagagatgtaGGTAGGGAGGTGTATGTGGGTGTATGTATAGAGAGAGAATGTGGGTGTATGTATAGAGAGAGAATGTGGGtgttttagagagagagagagatcttgacgaggaagaagaagaagaagaagaagaggaggttTGAGGGAGACAGTAGGAGTGAGGTGAGGGACTTTATTGCTGCTGTCTGTGAGTTAGTGAGTGAGAGAGTAGTGTCGAGTGCGTAGCTCCAGCGAGACTGGTTTCGGTAAAATTGAATGATGGCTGTCTGATCCACGCGCCAAATTGACGACGACTGTGTTTCGAACGGGCCCACTTTAACCAAACGCCAATTCCGCGGCCGTTTCGTTGCCTAGCTGCTGTTTTTCAAGTGTTATTGTTAGCCATAAATTATTGGGGATATTTGGCAAAATTCATACTATAAAGTCATTTGTTAAATCTTtaatctcctttttttctaattttatttcaatttgatGATAAATATCGgtcaaatattttataatgattCAACTAACTCTTGGTCTAAAATAGAATTGGTAGGTTAACATCCTATTTATATGgaaatacttttaaaataaggGATACAATTTTCACACTCTCATATTATCCACTTGCACACCGACTccattttttcaaattttgttcttcaatattttcattttgagttCTCAAACTTCCTTGTAGTTTTTGAATAACTTAAAACCTTTTAACTTAGGGCTTGAGTATGGTAGTTACTTGCAAATGGTTACTAAAGGAATATTTAACTTTGGTTTTAGGATCAATATTATAACAAATAACAAGTTTACTACAATTTGTAAGAGGTAGGTGAAACAAAGGAGAAACGCTAACAATTATATGTGATCATGAAAATACCTAATTAGACGTACACTAGTGATTAACTTACTTTTTTCAGAAagttcttttctctcttcataAACTCAGAGCTCCTTCACCATATGATTTCCTTTTTGGATCCGAGGGTTTCCCCTGGATTCTCATTGAAAAAATAACGAATCCTTGATTCTCAGACTTATATGCCTCTGATATGTTAAGAATACACTTAGCATAAAAATAGAGTtgagttatttttttttagctcacttttgttcttcaagCAAGGAGCTTTGGGTTTTCAAAATCGTAGTTCATGTAAAATAATGCATCATCTATACTTTTGAGCTCATAAACATTTTGATTACTACATTAATGAATTTTCCAAACATTGTTTCAATTCAATGTAGCCATGAAGATAGACGACATGCCGTTTATTATTTtcgttgggataaaataagaAGATAAAACTGTTGCTGGCTGTGAAACGACGGCGTATGATGTGATAGACTTTAAGGATACACAGATCTGCTCTGTATTTTTATCTCGTTAGCGACTCTCTGAATCGCATCGACTGTTACTCACTGGTTTCGGCATTCCAATCTATCACGACTTCTCATCATCACCATTCCATTACTCATTGTTTAATTCTTCTCCAACCATCAAATTTCGTCGCCGCAAAAAATCTCTGCTCCTCAGCCACTCCTCTGTTTCAATTCTCAAATCTCTCATTTTTTTCATAGACATCGACGTCTCTCTGTTCTGCCCTTTTAAGCATAAATTATCgttttctcatatttttagAGCTCCAAGCTCTTCTGGGTTCGTCTAATTCTTGCCAATATATTCCTTGGGCACAGCGGTTTACGTTGTATTGGCCTCCATGGTTATTTGCTTCCAGCTTTAAGCTGTTCTGGGTTCGTTTCAATTGTTACCAATATTATCTGAATCTATTTCAATTATCATTTAAGGCCTACCTGCCATGTTGGGTTACTTTCTATGTATTTTTGGCTGATGGGATAGTTTGGTAAGTTTGCAACTTCATTTGGCGTATTGGGAATTGAGACTTCTATTGTACTGGTACGTTATTGTGTGAACTTTGGTTCGTTTTCAGTCCGTTTGTTGTTTGGATTCGAGATtggaggttttggggttttgggtgtTTGGTTTCAGAGCAATAAAGTAAAATTGGCAATTGGTCATTTGGAATTTTTCTCTGTCATAAGTTTTGCCTGGTTTATTTGGAAAAGTAGCTCCAATCTTTGGCACTTGGCAGAATATTTGTTTCTCTTTGGGTTATCATGGCTGGTGGAAGAAATGGGGATATTTGATTATAAAAGGCTAGAAAGTTCATCAAATCCTCGAAGGATTCTTCGCCAAACTCCATTGCCAATGGAGGAATCGCCTAGGCTCGGCCCAAAAGGTCTAATTAAGAAGCACGAGTTTGTAAGAATACTAATTCAATGCCTATATTCAATTGGCTATGAGAAGTCTGCCTCATGCTTGGAGTTGGAGTCTGGCATTTCCTGCAAATCCGATGATTTTCAATTGCTCGAATCACAGATATCGGGCGGGAATTGGGATGGTTGTGTTGATACCCTTAATGCCATTAAGGATTTGACAGATGACACAAGAGCTGCTGCTTTGTTTCTTGTGTTCAAACAGTGCCTTTTGGAGTACTTGAGTTGTGGGGATGACAAATTGGCTGTGGCCATTTTGCAGAAAGAGGTGTCAGCTTTACAGGTGGACAGAGATAAGGTTCACAACCTTGCTCGGAGTATCCTTTCCTGGAAGGAAGTGGAGCAGAGCAAGATAGACGATAATGCTATTCGAGAATTGCGAAAAAAACTGTTGCAAGAATTGGAAAAATGGCTTCCTTCACCAATTACGCTGCCCGAGCACAGATTGGAACATCTGGTTGAAACTGCTGTTTTGTCCCAGATTGATTCATGTATGTATCATAATTTGTCGGATGAAGTTTCACTTTATGCAGACCATTCCTGTAGTAGGGATCAGATCCCTACAGAGACTGTTCAGGTGCGATTTCCGGCCACAATGCTTCTGTcttgaaaaattaagtattAGGTTTCTACATTTTTGGCTCAGTTGTTCTTCTGTTGGATGGCTGATATACACATGAACACTTGTTTTTCATTGGTGCAGATTTTGACTGAGCATAAGAATGAAGTTTGGTTTGTGCAATTTTCTAATAATGGGGAGTACTTAGCCTCTTCGTCAAGTGATTGCACAGCCATCATATGGAAGGTACCGTAGAGTTTATAAGTATTTATTCTGGTTATTGAATGTTTTGCTTTCATGCTAAAGTTCATTCTTGAAGATGAATTTATTAACCTATATGGTCGGGTGTTTTACTTTTAGGTATACTTTTAGTGTTCTAGACACTGCATGTGTAAAAATCTTAAACTCTCAAAACAGATTATATGGAATCAAGACAATTTAGTTGAGTACTACTGCagatttagaa
Proteins encoded:
- the LOC117612120 gene encoding WD repeat-containing protein WDS homolog, with product MGIFDYKRLESSSNPRRILRQTPLPMEESPRLGPKGLIKKHEFVRILIQCLYSIGYEKSASCLELESGISCKSDDFQLLESQISGGNWDGCVDTLNAIKDLTDDTRAAALFLVFKQCLLEYLSCGDDKLAVAILQKEVSALQVDRDKVHNLARSILSWKEVEQSKIDDNAIRELRKKLLQELEKWLPSPITLPEHRLEHLVETAVLSQIDSCMYHNLSDEVSLYADHSCSRDQIPTETVQILTEHKNEVWFVQFSNNGEYLASSSSDCTAIIWKVPEDGRVTLKHTLRSHHNPVSFVAWSPDDSKLLTCGNVEVLKLWDVETGTCKHTFGDPGFIVSSCAWFPDSKRLVCGSSDPEKGIYMWDCDGNELKAWRGMRMPKILDLAVTPDGQNLISIFSDKEIRILNVGTNAERVISEDHSITSLSISGDSKFFIVNLNSQEIHMWDVAGEWVRPQKYMGHKQSKYVIRSCFGGLNSTFIASGSENAQVYIWNRRNYRPIEVLRGHSMTVNCVSWNHRRPQLLASASDDHSIRIWGSSLSNKIQPQKLS